A window of the Microbacterium sp. AZCO genome harbors these coding sequences:
- a CDS encoding M24 family metallopeptidase yields MPGSAADRAVKQSRIRRVLEESAAEALVLTSHEAVSWYLEGIRSHVSLAGPPVAAVRVDAEGDTIFVAANEADRLIAEELLPEDAALVRRVPWITPPAEAAGPALGEASVAPGLRAARASLLPAERERYRALGRDAAEAMTDVASSLTPPSTERQAAAALAGALVERGIDPLVILAAGTSRLGHRHPLPTDAPLGRRAMLVVCGRRHGLIANLTRWVGDDADDAILDVEATFFAASRPGARLDEVFEAGTAAYSTAGFDPDEWQRHHQGGPTGYAGRDPRATPATTDLVQEHQAFAWNPSAPGVKVEDTVLVSSAGVEVLTLDPRWPTTVRAGLTRPAARPY; encoded by the coding sequence ATGCCTGGATCCGCAGCCGACCGCGCCGTCAAGCAGTCCCGGATTCGACGGGTGCTCGAGGAATCCGCCGCTGAGGCGCTCGTGCTCACATCGCACGAGGCGGTGTCGTGGTACCTCGAGGGCATCCGCTCGCACGTGTCGCTCGCGGGGCCGCCCGTCGCGGCGGTGCGCGTCGACGCCGAGGGCGACACGATCTTCGTCGCGGCCAATGAGGCCGACAGACTGATCGCGGAGGAGCTGCTGCCGGAGGATGCGGCGCTCGTGCGGCGCGTGCCGTGGATCACGCCGCCGGCCGAGGCGGCCGGCCCCGCTCTCGGTGAGGCATCTGTCGCGCCTGGGCTGCGCGCCGCGCGGGCGAGCCTCCTCCCCGCCGAGCGCGAGCGCTACCGTGCGCTCGGGCGCGACGCGGCGGAGGCGATGACCGACGTGGCGTCGTCGCTGACGCCGCCGAGCACCGAGCGGCAGGCGGCGGCGGCGCTGGCGGGCGCCCTCGTCGAGCGCGGGATCGACCCGCTCGTGATCCTCGCCGCCGGTACGTCGCGGCTCGGCCACCGGCATCCCCTCCCCACGGATGCTCCGCTCGGGCGACGCGCGATGCTCGTCGTCTGCGGGCGCCGGCACGGCCTGATCGCCAACCTCACGCGATGGGTCGGCGATGATGCCGACGACGCGATCCTCGACGTCGAAGCTACGTTCTTCGCGGCGTCGCGGCCCGGTGCGCGGCTCGACGAGGTGTTCGAGGCTGGGACGGCGGCCTACTCGACGGCCGGTTTCGACCCCGACGAGTGGCAGCGGCACCACCAGGGCGGCCCAACGGGATACGCCGGCCGCGATCCGCGTGCGACGCCCGCGACGACCGACCTCGTGCAGGAGCACCAGGCCTTCGCGTGGAACCCCAGCGCCCCCGGCGTCAAGGTCGAGGACACCGTGCTCGTCTCCTCCGCCGGGGTCGAGGTGCTGACCCTCGACCCGCGCTGGCCGACGACGGTGCGCGCGGGTCTGACTCGGCCGGCGGCGCGCCCCTACTGA